From a single Fusobacterium ulcerans ATCC 49185 genomic region:
- the carB gene encoding carbamoyl-phosphate synthase large subunit: MLDKSIKKTLVIGSGPIIIGQAAEFDYSGTQACETLKKEGIEVVLINSNPATIMTDKAVADRIYIEPITFDFVEKVIAKERPDSVIAGMGGQTGLNMVVELHEKGILEKYGVKVIGTSVEAIKKGEDREIFRETMNKLGEPIIQSKVVESLEEGFEVAREIGYPIVVRPAYTLGGTGGGIANDPNELEDILMKGLALSMVGQVLLEKSIYGWKEIEYEVIRDKNGNTIVVCNMENVDPVGIHTGDSIVVAPTQTLSDKECRMLRASAVKIVNEVGVIGGCNVQFALHPKSFEYAIIEINPRVSRSSALASKATGYPIARVSTKLAMGYTLNEIVNEATQTTYACFDPTIDYIVVKIPKWPFDKFKKANRRLGTKMMATGEVMAIGNNFEAAFLKGIRSLEIGRYNLEHPVAKKMTMEELKAAVVKPDDERIFIVAEMLRRGYIKEKLQKITGIDKFFMEKIEWIVKQEEIIKRMSLRDLDEIYLRKLKKKGFSDKGIAELMKISEEDITSKRKELHILPVYKMVDTCAGEFKATSSYYYSTYDQYDEVEVSNKRKIVVIGSGPIRIGQGIEFDYCTVHAVKTLKKLGIESIIINNNPETVSTDFSTADKLYFEPLVTEDIMNILEKEKPEGVILQFGGQTAIKLANDLSDRGIKVIGTSADKIDEAEDRERFEEMMEELDIKRPKGRAVWDVAHGIEIANEINYPVLVRPSYVLGGQGMEICHDEYNLVKYLEASFDRDPSNPVLIDKYLNGIELEVDAVCDGEEVLIPGVMEHLERAGIHSGDSITIYPQQNLYEGTEDKILEITYKIAKALEVKGMMNIQFIAYENELYVIEVNPRSSRTVPYISKVSGVPVIEIATRVALGEKLKDMPYGTGIYKKPNVVAVKVPVFSTEKLSSVEVSLGPEMRSTGEVLGVGNNVDEAIYKGLLGAKRVHLIKDRKILVTIRDKDKDEFLPIAKSLVEHGSILFATSGTQKFLAENGVEATVVNKIDEPSPNISDVLKNREVDLLINTPTKANDAQRDGFKMRRTAIEYGVEVLTSLDTISAILRMQDRHVDEAKLDVFDVSKI; encoded by the coding sequence ATGTTAGATAAGTCTATAAAGAAAACACTGGTAATAGGTTCAGGACCAATCATAATAGGACAAGCAGCAGAGTTTGACTATTCAGGAACTCAGGCTTGTGAAACATTGAAAAAAGAAGGAATAGAAGTTGTACTTATCAACTCTAATCCAGCAACAATAATGACAGATAAAGCAGTAGCTGATAGAATATATATTGAGCCAATTACTTTTGATTTTGTTGAAAAGGTAATAGCTAAAGAAAGACCAGATTCTGTAATAGCTGGAATGGGAGGACAAACTGGTCTGAACATGGTAGTAGAGTTACATGAAAAAGGTATTCTTGAAAAATATGGAGTAAAAGTAATAGGTACTTCTGTAGAAGCTATTAAAAAAGGTGAAGACAGAGAAATATTCAGGGAAACTATGAATAAACTTGGAGAGCCTATTATTCAAAGTAAAGTGGTAGAGAGCCTTGAAGAAGGATTTGAAGTAGCAAGAGAGATAGGATATCCAATAGTTGTAAGACCTGCTTATACATTAGGGGGAACTGGTGGAGGAATAGCAAATGATCCTAATGAATTAGAAGATATACTTATGAAAGGGCTAGCTCTATCAATGGTAGGTCAGGTTCTTCTTGAAAAGTCTATTTATGGTTGGAAAGAAATAGAATATGAAGTGATAAGAGATAAAAATGGAAATACAATAGTTGTATGTAATATGGAAAATGTTGATCCTGTAGGAATTCATACTGGAGATTCAATAGTTGTTGCTCCTACACAAACTTTATCTGATAAAGAATGCAGAATGTTGCGAGCTTCAGCTGTAAAAATAGTAAATGAAGTTGGAGTTATTGGAGGATGTAATGTACAATTTGCTCTTCATCCAAAATCATTTGAATATGCAATAATAGAAATCAATCCAAGAGTATCAAGATCATCAGCACTAGCTTCTAAAGCAACAGGATATCCTATTGCAAGAGTATCAACAAAATTAGCTATGGGATACACTCTTAATGAGATAGTTAATGAGGCCACTCAAACTACTTATGCTTGTTTTGATCCTACAATTGACTATATAGTTGTAAAAATACCTAAATGGCCATTTGATAAGTTTAAAAAAGCAAATAGAAGATTGGGAACAAAAATGATGGCAACAGGGGAAGTTATGGCAATAGGAAATAACTTTGAAGCTGCATTCTTAAAAGGTATCAGATCACTTGAAATAGGAAGATACAACTTAGAGCATCCAGTTGCTAAGAAAATGACTATGGAAGAGTTAAAAGCAGCAGTTGTAAAACCAGATGATGAGAGAATCTTTATAGTGGCAGAGATGCTTAGAAGAGGATATATTAAAGAAAAGTTACAGAAGATTACTGGAATAGATAAATTCTTTATGGAGAAAATCGAATGGATTGTTAAACAGGAAGAAATAATAAAAAGAATGTCTCTTAGAGATTTAGATGAAATTTATTTAAGAAAACTTAAAAAGAAAGGGTTTTCAGATAAAGGTATAGCTGAACTTATGAAAATAAGTGAAGAAGATATAACTTCTAAGAGAAAAGAACTTCATATACTACCAGTATATAAAATGGTTGATACTTGTGCTGGAGAATTTAAAGCAACATCTTCATATTATTATTCAACATATGACCAATATGATGAGGTAGAAGTATCTAATAAGAGAAAAATAGTAGTAATAGGATCAGGACCAATCAGAATTGGACAAGGGATAGAATTCGACTACTGTACAGTTCATGCAGTAAAGACATTGAAAAAGTTAGGAATAGAAAGTATAATAATCAATAATAATCCAGAAACAGTATCAACAGACTTCTCAACGGCAGATAAACTATACTTTGAACCATTGGTAACAGAAGATATAATGAATATCCTTGAAAAAGAAAAGCCAGAGGGAGTAATACTTCAATTTGGAGGACAGACAGCAATCAAATTAGCAAATGATTTGAGCGACAGAGGAATTAAGGTAATAGGAACAAGTGCAGATAAAATAGACGAAGCAGAAGACAGAGAAAGATTTGAAGAAATGATGGAAGAATTGGATATAAAAAGACCCAAAGGAAGAGCAGTATGGGATGTAGCTCATGGAATAGAAATAGCAAATGAAATAAATTATCCAGTATTAGTAAGACCATCATATGTATTAGGTGGACAAGGAATGGAAATATGCCATGATGAATATAATCTAGTAAAATATCTGGAAGCATCATTTGACAGAGATCCATCAAATCCAGTATTGATAGATAAATATCTAAATGGAATTGAATTGGAAGTAGATGCAGTGTGTGATGGAGAAGAGGTACTTATTCCAGGAGTAATGGAGCATTTAGAAAGAGCAGGTATACACTCAGGAGATTCTATTACTATTTATCCTCAACAAAATTTATATGAAGGAACAGAGGATAAAATTCTTGAGATAACTTATAAAATAGCAAAAGCTCTAGAGGTAAAAGGTATGATGAACATCCAGTTTATCGCATATGAAAATGAACTTTATGTAATAGAAGTAAATCCAAGATCATCAAGAACAGTTCCATATATCTCAAAAGTATCAGGAGTACCAGTTATTGAAATCGCAACAAGAGTAGCTCTCGGAGAAAAACTGAAAGATATGCCATATGGAACAGGAATTTATAAGAAACCAAATGTGGTAGCAGTAAAAGTACCAGTATTCTCAACAGAAAAATTATCAAGTGTAGAAGTATCATTAGGACCAGAAATGAGGTCAACAGGAGAGGTACTGGGAGTAGGAAACAATGTAGATGAAGCTATCTACAAAGGACTATTAGGAGCAAAAAGAGTACATTTGATTAAAGACAGAAAGATATTAGTAACTATTAGAGATAAGGATAAAGATGAGTTTCTACCAATTGCTAAAAGTTTAGTAGAGCATGGCTCAATCCTATTTGCAACAAGTGGGACACAAAAATTTCTAGCAGAAAATGGAGTAGAAGCAACAGTAGTAAATAAGATAGATGAACCATCACCAAATATCTCAGATGTATTGAAAAATAGAGAAGTAGATTTATTAATAAATACACCAACAAAAGCAAATGATGCTCAAAGAGATGGATTTAAAATGAGAAGAACAGCAATAGAGTATGGAGTAGAGGTATTAACATCTCTTGATACTATAAGTGCTATACTTAGAATGCAGGATAGACATGTAGATGAAGCAAAATTAGATGTATTTGATGTAAGTAAAATTTAA